From Mya arenaria isolate MELC-2E11 chromosome 1, ASM2691426v1, a single genomic window includes:
- the LOC128206828 gene encoding uncharacterized protein LOC128206828 isoform X1 — protein sequence MHRMLLVSLCCYLICISLSLYGMEYRTLFLVHSLIVIQFWVTIIQCNPIVVPSGSVSVRRGQNKTLSCSYEGQRTDLTTICVWDSGRNGTFHGKVYIQQSPNGTCTKLSGNESQYGYSCQAKNVFTITIYNIGEERNGEQWQCHQLIGSTGHYQRSNQITIELQALVPITAVTMTDPRVLTVTMDAGSFETFKCRSSGGLPMATIKWFKVTGDTCSQSGVDITSLVSSSSASNVEGLEYVESILTFTASSKDDGLRICCMASNVAGKQLVSETRLLDVKYNTSISRFDVGAFPNQTIVAINELETVVIVCEVFSNPRSTVRLKQKHMATILVERRNVLQIEYVIQNASCSDAAVYTCSGFNNYTDLKRTPSKELQLLVKCSPRPSDSLEHIKRNFTGYLHGNVTFTFLAMAYPPPMFEWQTWNGTSYNKVNRGSHFITTTDLLTSLTILNIQVDDYVSYILEVSNGIAPNLREHFYLNPQDVPQCPTNFSLLSKSTTMATVQWNGEFNGGLQQSFVLVYKKRPDSKYYTLTKPEDDETVIYKVEISSLEGGKLYDVTLYSKNKIGPCMQNQSLEVKTDTEDITSNHSPIIGGAVGGSLGIVVAVIVLVFILRRKNTLNCACIMSILKEEDMDSGQNCHNGDNPGYNAAVTYEVVSTTKETPVYDALNAGNDGPDNSHLYTPLEDSNPKSRVYYENTKREDPVYNNQVQTVL from the exons ATGCACAGGATGTTATTGGTTTCTTTATGCTGTTACTTGATATGTATATCTTTATCACTTTACGGGATGGAATACAGAACATTGTTTTTGGTCCATTCATTGATCGTCATACAATTCTGGG TAACAATCATACAATGCAACCCGATCGTTGTACCATCTGGGAGCGTGTCTGTTCGAAGGGGCCAAAACAAGACGCTATCCTGTTCCTATGAAGGACAACGTACCGATCTTACTACAATTTGCGTATGGGATTCCGGAAGAAATGGTACATTTCATGGAAAGGTATATATTCAACAATCACCGAATGGCACATGCACGAAACTATCTGGGAACGAATCCCAATATGGATACTCCTGCCAAGCAAAGAACGTGTTCACCATCACCATTTATAACATCGGAGAAGAACGTAATGGAGAACAATGGCAATGTCATCAGCTCATAGGCTCAACCGGTCATTATCAGAGAAGCAACCAAATAACAATTGAATTACAAG cttTAGTCCCAATCACGGCGGTAACCATGACAGATCCCAGAGTTTTGACAGTGACAATGGACGCCGGTTCTTTTGAGACATTCAAATGTAGATCATCAGGTGGACTTCCCATGGCGACAATAAAATGGTTTAAGGTCACAGGAGACACGTGCTCTCAGTCTGGAGTGGATATCACGTCTTTAGTTTCAAGTTCTTCTGCCAGTAATGTCGAGGGCCTGGAGTATGTAGAGAGTATATTGACCTTCACCGCTTCCAGTAAAGATGATGGATTGAGAATCTGTTGCATGGCCAGTAATGTTGCCGGGAAGCAGCTTGTGTCTGAGACAAGACTTCTGGATGttaaat ACAATACATCAATTTCTAGATTTGATGTCGGCGCTTTTCCAAATCAAACTATCGTTGCCATAAATGAATTGGAGACAGTTGTTATCGTATGTGAGGTTTTCAGCAACCCTCGCTCTACGGTCAgattgaaacaaaaacacatggCAACAATCTTGGTTGAAAGAAGAAATGTTCTCCAAATAGAGTATGTTATTCAAAATGCCTCATGCTCTGATGCTGCTGTCTACACTTGTTCAGGATTCAACAACTACACGGATTTGAAAAGAACGCCATCAAAAGAGTTGCAGTTGTTAGTGAAAt GCTCTCCTAGACCATCCGATAGTCTTGAACATATAAAGCGAAATTTCACTGGATACCTACATGGAAATGTAACTTTTACTTTTTTGGCTATGGCATATCCACCGCCGATGTTCGAATGGCAAACGTGGAATGGAACATCATATAACAAAGTTAATAGAGGAAGCCATTTTATCACAACAACAGATCTGCTCACATCATTAACCATTTTGAATATTCAAGTGGACGATTATGTCTCATATATTCTGGAAGTTTCAAATGGAATAGCACCAAATTTACGGGAACACTTTTATCTGAATCCTCAAG ATGTGCCACAGTGTCCTACAAACTTTAGCCTGCTTTCGAAGTCAACTACAATGGCAACAGTGCAGTGGAACGGAGAGTTTAATGGAGGGCTTCAACAGTCATTCGTACTGGTTTATAAGAAGCGACCTGACTCCAAATACTACACTCTTACCAAGCCAGAGGATGATGAAACAGTGATATACAAAGTGGAAATATCAAGTTTAGAAGGCGGCAAACTCTATGATGTAACTTTATATTCAAAGAACAAAATTGGCCCATGCATGCAAAATCAGTCACTGGAAGTTAAAACAGACACAG aagaCATAACTTCAAATCATTCTCCCATTATTGGTGGTGCAGTTGGTGGAAGTCTCGGTATAGTTGTTGCTGTAATCGTCTTGGTGTTCATTCTGAGACGTAAGAACACATTAAACTGTGCCTGCATCATGTCCATATTGAAGGAAGAAG atatgGATTCAGGTCAAAATTG CCATAATGGTGACAATCCAGGATATAACGCTGCAGTAACGTATGAAGTTGTATCAACAACCAAAGAGACGCCCGTTTACGATGCTTTAA atgcTGGAAACGATGG ACCCGACAATTCGCACTTGTACACGCCGCTGGAGGATTCCAATCCAAAGTCACGTGTTTATTACGAGAATACTAAGAGAG aAGATCCTGTTTACAACAACCAAGTGCAGACAGTGCTTTAA
- the LOC128206828 gene encoding uncharacterized protein LOC128206828 isoform X2, whose protein sequence is MHRMLLVSLCCYLICISLSLYGMEYRTLFLVHSLIVIQFWVTIIQCNPIVVPSGSVSVRRGQNKTLSCSYEGQRTDLTTICVWDSGRNGTFHGKVYIQQSPNGTCTKLSGNESQYGYSCQAKNVFTITIYNIGEERNGEQWQCHQLIGSTGHYQRSNQITIELQALVPITAVTMTDPRVLTVTMDAGSFETFKCRSSGGLPMATIKWFKVTGDTCSQSGVDITSLVSSSSASNVEGLEYVESILTFTASSKDDGLRICCMASNVAGKQLVSETRLLDVKYNTSISRFDVGAFPNQTIVAINELETVVIVCEVFSNPRSTVRLKQKHMATILVERRNVLQIEYVIQNASCSDAAVYTCSGFNNYTDLKRTPSKELQLLVKCSPRPSDSLEHIKRNFTGYLHGNVTFTFLAMAYPPPMFEWQTWNGTSYNKVNRGSHFITTTDLLTSLTILNIQVDDYVSYILEVSNGIAPNLREHFYLNPQDVPQCPTNFSLLSKSTTMATVQWNGEFNGGLQQSFVLVYKKRPDSKYYTLTKPEDDETVIYKVEISSLEGGKLYDVTLYSKNKIGPCMQNQSLEVKTDTEDITSNHSPIIGGAVGGSLGIVVAVIVLVFILRRKNTLNCACIMSILKEEDMDSGQNCHNGDNPGYNAAVTYEVVSTTKETPVYDALSRCWKRWTRQFALVHAAGGFQSKVTCLLREY, encoded by the exons ATGCACAGGATGTTATTGGTTTCTTTATGCTGTTACTTGATATGTATATCTTTATCACTTTACGGGATGGAATACAGAACATTGTTTTTGGTCCATTCATTGATCGTCATACAATTCTGGG TAACAATCATACAATGCAACCCGATCGTTGTACCATCTGGGAGCGTGTCTGTTCGAAGGGGCCAAAACAAGACGCTATCCTGTTCCTATGAAGGACAACGTACCGATCTTACTACAATTTGCGTATGGGATTCCGGAAGAAATGGTACATTTCATGGAAAGGTATATATTCAACAATCACCGAATGGCACATGCACGAAACTATCTGGGAACGAATCCCAATATGGATACTCCTGCCAAGCAAAGAACGTGTTCACCATCACCATTTATAACATCGGAGAAGAACGTAATGGAGAACAATGGCAATGTCATCAGCTCATAGGCTCAACCGGTCATTATCAGAGAAGCAACCAAATAACAATTGAATTACAAG cttTAGTCCCAATCACGGCGGTAACCATGACAGATCCCAGAGTTTTGACAGTGACAATGGACGCCGGTTCTTTTGAGACATTCAAATGTAGATCATCAGGTGGACTTCCCATGGCGACAATAAAATGGTTTAAGGTCACAGGAGACACGTGCTCTCAGTCTGGAGTGGATATCACGTCTTTAGTTTCAAGTTCTTCTGCCAGTAATGTCGAGGGCCTGGAGTATGTAGAGAGTATATTGACCTTCACCGCTTCCAGTAAAGATGATGGATTGAGAATCTGTTGCATGGCCAGTAATGTTGCCGGGAAGCAGCTTGTGTCTGAGACAAGACTTCTGGATGttaaat ACAATACATCAATTTCTAGATTTGATGTCGGCGCTTTTCCAAATCAAACTATCGTTGCCATAAATGAATTGGAGACAGTTGTTATCGTATGTGAGGTTTTCAGCAACCCTCGCTCTACGGTCAgattgaaacaaaaacacatggCAACAATCTTGGTTGAAAGAAGAAATGTTCTCCAAATAGAGTATGTTATTCAAAATGCCTCATGCTCTGATGCTGCTGTCTACACTTGTTCAGGATTCAACAACTACACGGATTTGAAAAGAACGCCATCAAAAGAGTTGCAGTTGTTAGTGAAAt GCTCTCCTAGACCATCCGATAGTCTTGAACATATAAAGCGAAATTTCACTGGATACCTACATGGAAATGTAACTTTTACTTTTTTGGCTATGGCATATCCACCGCCGATGTTCGAATGGCAAACGTGGAATGGAACATCATATAACAAAGTTAATAGAGGAAGCCATTTTATCACAACAACAGATCTGCTCACATCATTAACCATTTTGAATATTCAAGTGGACGATTATGTCTCATATATTCTGGAAGTTTCAAATGGAATAGCACCAAATTTACGGGAACACTTTTATCTGAATCCTCAAG ATGTGCCACAGTGTCCTACAAACTTTAGCCTGCTTTCGAAGTCAACTACAATGGCAACAGTGCAGTGGAACGGAGAGTTTAATGGAGGGCTTCAACAGTCATTCGTACTGGTTTATAAGAAGCGACCTGACTCCAAATACTACACTCTTACCAAGCCAGAGGATGATGAAACAGTGATATACAAAGTGGAAATATCAAGTTTAGAAGGCGGCAAACTCTATGATGTAACTTTATATTCAAAGAACAAAATTGGCCCATGCATGCAAAATCAGTCACTGGAAGTTAAAACAGACACAG aagaCATAACTTCAAATCATTCTCCCATTATTGGTGGTGCAGTTGGTGGAAGTCTCGGTATAGTTGTTGCTGTAATCGTCTTGGTGTTCATTCTGAGACGTAAGAACACATTAAACTGTGCCTGCATCATGTCCATATTGAAGGAAGAAG atatgGATTCAGGTCAAAATTG CCATAATGGTGACAATCCAGGATATAACGCTGCAGTAACGTATGAAGTTGTATCAACAACCAAAGAGACGCCCGTTTACGATGCTTTAAGTAG atgcTGGAAACGATGG ACCCGACAATTCGCACTTGTACACGCCGCTGGAGGATTCCAATCCAAAGTCACGTGTTTATTACGAGAATACTAA
- the LOC128206828 gene encoding uncharacterized protein LOC128206828 isoform X3, whose protein sequence is MHRMLLVSLCCYLICISLSLYGMEYRTLFLVHSLIVIQFWVTIIQCNPIVVPSGSVSVRRGQNKTLSCSYEGQRTDLTTICVWDSGRNGTFHGKVYIQQSPNGTCTKLSGNESQYGYSCQAKNVFTITIYNIGEERNGEQWQCHQLIGSTGHYQRSNQITIELQALVPITAVTMTDPRVLTVTMDAGSFETFKCRSSGGLPMATIKWFKVTGDTCSQSGVDITSLVSSSSASNVEGLEYVESILTFTASSKDDGLRICCMASNVAGKQLVSETRLLDVKYNTSISRFDVGAFPNQTIVAINELETVVIVCEVFSNPRSTVRLKQKHMATILVERRNVLQIEYVIQNASCSDAAVYTCSGFNNYTDLKRTPSKELQLLVKCSPRPSDSLEHIKRNFTGYLHGNVTFTFLAMAYPPPMFEWQTWNGTSYNKVNRGSHFITTTDLLTSLTILNIQVDDYVSYILEVSNGIAPNLREHFYLNPQDVPQCPTNFSLLSKSTTMATVQWNGEFNGGLQQSFVLVYKKRPDSKYYTLTKPEDDETVIYKVEISSLEGGKLYDVTLYSKNKIGPCMQNQSLEVKTDTEDITSNHSPIIGGAVGGSLGIVVAVIVLVFILRHMDSGQNCHNGDNPGYNAAVTYEVVSTTKETPVYDALNAGNDGPDNSHLYTPLEDSNPKSRVYYENTKREDPVYNNQVQTVL, encoded by the exons ATGCACAGGATGTTATTGGTTTCTTTATGCTGTTACTTGATATGTATATCTTTATCACTTTACGGGATGGAATACAGAACATTGTTTTTGGTCCATTCATTGATCGTCATACAATTCTGGG TAACAATCATACAATGCAACCCGATCGTTGTACCATCTGGGAGCGTGTCTGTTCGAAGGGGCCAAAACAAGACGCTATCCTGTTCCTATGAAGGACAACGTACCGATCTTACTACAATTTGCGTATGGGATTCCGGAAGAAATGGTACATTTCATGGAAAGGTATATATTCAACAATCACCGAATGGCACATGCACGAAACTATCTGGGAACGAATCCCAATATGGATACTCCTGCCAAGCAAAGAACGTGTTCACCATCACCATTTATAACATCGGAGAAGAACGTAATGGAGAACAATGGCAATGTCATCAGCTCATAGGCTCAACCGGTCATTATCAGAGAAGCAACCAAATAACAATTGAATTACAAG cttTAGTCCCAATCACGGCGGTAACCATGACAGATCCCAGAGTTTTGACAGTGACAATGGACGCCGGTTCTTTTGAGACATTCAAATGTAGATCATCAGGTGGACTTCCCATGGCGACAATAAAATGGTTTAAGGTCACAGGAGACACGTGCTCTCAGTCTGGAGTGGATATCACGTCTTTAGTTTCAAGTTCTTCTGCCAGTAATGTCGAGGGCCTGGAGTATGTAGAGAGTATATTGACCTTCACCGCTTCCAGTAAAGATGATGGATTGAGAATCTGTTGCATGGCCAGTAATGTTGCCGGGAAGCAGCTTGTGTCTGAGACAAGACTTCTGGATGttaaat ACAATACATCAATTTCTAGATTTGATGTCGGCGCTTTTCCAAATCAAACTATCGTTGCCATAAATGAATTGGAGACAGTTGTTATCGTATGTGAGGTTTTCAGCAACCCTCGCTCTACGGTCAgattgaaacaaaaacacatggCAACAATCTTGGTTGAAAGAAGAAATGTTCTCCAAATAGAGTATGTTATTCAAAATGCCTCATGCTCTGATGCTGCTGTCTACACTTGTTCAGGATTCAACAACTACACGGATTTGAAAAGAACGCCATCAAAAGAGTTGCAGTTGTTAGTGAAAt GCTCTCCTAGACCATCCGATAGTCTTGAACATATAAAGCGAAATTTCACTGGATACCTACATGGAAATGTAACTTTTACTTTTTTGGCTATGGCATATCCACCGCCGATGTTCGAATGGCAAACGTGGAATGGAACATCATATAACAAAGTTAATAGAGGAAGCCATTTTATCACAACAACAGATCTGCTCACATCATTAACCATTTTGAATATTCAAGTGGACGATTATGTCTCATATATTCTGGAAGTTTCAAATGGAATAGCACCAAATTTACGGGAACACTTTTATCTGAATCCTCAAG ATGTGCCACAGTGTCCTACAAACTTTAGCCTGCTTTCGAAGTCAACTACAATGGCAACAGTGCAGTGGAACGGAGAGTTTAATGGAGGGCTTCAACAGTCATTCGTACTGGTTTATAAGAAGCGACCTGACTCCAAATACTACACTCTTACCAAGCCAGAGGATGATGAAACAGTGATATACAAAGTGGAAATATCAAGTTTAGAAGGCGGCAAACTCTATGATGTAACTTTATATTCAAAGAACAAAATTGGCCCATGCATGCAAAATCAGTCACTGGAAGTTAAAACAGACACAG aagaCATAACTTCAAATCATTCTCCCATTATTGGTGGTGCAGTTGGTGGAAGTCTCGGTATAGTTGTTGCTGTAATCGTCTTGGTGTTCATTCTGAGAC atatgGATTCAGGTCAAAATTG CCATAATGGTGACAATCCAGGATATAACGCTGCAGTAACGTATGAAGTTGTATCAACAACCAAAGAGACGCCCGTTTACGATGCTTTAA atgcTGGAAACGATGG ACCCGACAATTCGCACTTGTACACGCCGCTGGAGGATTCCAATCCAAAGTCACGTGTTTATTACGAGAATACTAAGAGAG aAGATCCTGTTTACAACAACCAAGTGCAGACAGTGCTTTAA